In the genome of Flexistipes sinusarabici DSM 4947, one region contains:
- a CDS encoding type II secretion system F family protein: MPTFYYEALDKTGKKVKNTVDSASKNALLSELKASGIFPYTVTEIGESRKKFSFSFKLGRSISVADIFFQLSMLIKSSIPLVEALRIVAQNIKKQKVKSILLDISTAVSEGKRFSEALNKHSNYFDEIHIRLIEASEKVGKLSDVLMDIAVYEEERKKAFDKVKSALVYPLTVLIIGLGVVGFLLSYVVPKMNNIFESMNREIPPSTQVMIFVGNFIKEYGFLVLLFFLFLGILIQYIYRKKESVRVKVDRKVYFINFFREALVGKLSHMISFLLAEGLTLTQAIALSSKTLNNKFLQNNLDEVVEDIKSGKSFSGSAESKKIFPEIFVAAVKTGEKSGELSSILDRIGEFYSKRVDKYTSAFISLIEPLFIVFIGIIVGFIVLSIMGPLFDLNTVVQ; the protein is encoded by the coding sequence ATGCCCACGTTTTACTATGAAGCACTGGATAAAACCGGCAAAAAGGTAAAAAATACCGTAGATTCGGCATCCAAAAATGCTTTACTCAGCGAATTAAAAGCCTCCGGGATATTCCCCTACACCGTTACTGAAATCGGTGAATCAAGGAAGAAATTCAGTTTTTCATTTAAATTAGGCAGATCGATCAGTGTTGCCGATATTTTTTTCCAGCTTTCGATGCTTATAAAAAGCAGTATTCCTCTGGTGGAAGCCCTGCGTATTGTCGCCCAGAATATTAAAAAACAGAAGGTAAAAAGCATACTGCTGGATATTTCCACTGCTGTTTCAGAAGGTAAACGTTTTTCTGAAGCCCTCAACAAACACAGCAATTATTTTGATGAAATACATATTAGATTGATAGAAGCCTCCGAAAAAGTTGGCAAACTCAGCGATGTTCTGATGGATATAGCCGTTTATGAGGAAGAGCGCAAGAAGGCCTTTGACAAGGTAAAATCAGCTCTGGTTTACCCGCTGACGGTTCTGATTATCGGTTTGGGAGTTGTCGGTTTTCTGCTGAGCTATGTTGTGCCTAAAATGAATAATATTTTTGAATCTATGAACAGGGAAATACCTCCTTCCACCCAGGTAATGATATTTGTCGGTAATTTTATTAAGGAGTACGGTTTTCTTGTGCTTCTGTTTTTCCTGTTTCTCGGTATTCTGATTCAGTATATATATCGCAAAAAGGAATCCGTCAGGGTTAAAGTGGACAGAAAGGTTTATTTTATAAATTTTTTCAGGGAAGCACTTGTGGGAAAGCTTTCCCATATGATTTCATTTCTGCTGGCTGAAGGGCTGACTCTTACCCAGGCAATAGCTCTTAGCTCCAAAACGCTGAATAACAAATTTTTGCAAAATAATCTTGACGAAGTGGTGGAAGATATAAAATCGGGTAAAAGTTTTTCCGGATCTGCCGAAAGCAAAAAAATTTTTCCGGAAATTTTTGTGGCGGCAGTTAAAACCGGGGAAAAATCAGGTGAATTATCAAGTATTCTGGACAGAATAGGTGAGTTTTACAGCAAAAGGGTGGATAAATATACTTCCGCATTCATTTCCCTTATTGAACCTCTTTTTATTGTCTTTATCGGTATTATTGTCGGTTTCATAGTGCTGTCCATTATGGGACCCCTTTTCGATTTGAACACGGTTGTTCAGTAG
- a CDS encoding transposase produces MRSFTMKSYEKVVGIDVSKETLSISLYDGKSHTGYETRNTIKSFFNDFVKKEKGVDFSKVLFMLENTGVYHLRLATHLSKECSYIVSVANPLVIKRYSQMNLKRAKTDKADARLIAEYGYINGDDWLFSPRDIDYYKIDMKLKAVEDFHKQINMLSNQIEAIEYLPFKDNSTLNAYKKLIENFKKEIKKIEKELDILLREKYVEEYKLLSSIPGVGLKLTGVILGKLNGFANFDRGKDVTSFVGICPSIYQSGTSVNGRGKISKKGNGYMRTILYLCSLSACKYNKSCAELYERLVAKGKPKKVALIAVANKLIRQAFGVLKSGKPYDPDHANNLTLVAKNA; encoded by the coding sequence ATGAGGAGCTTTACGATGAAGAGCTATGAGAAAGTAGTGGGAATTGATGTATCCAAGGAAACGTTGTCAATCAGCTTATATGATGGCAAGAGCCACACCGGTTATGAAACAAGAAACACGATAAAATCATTTTTTAATGATTTTGTTAAGAAGGAGAAGGGAGTAGATTTTTCCAAAGTTCTTTTTATGCTGGAAAATACGGGAGTATACCATTTAAGATTAGCAACCCATTTGAGCAAGGAATGTAGTTATATTGTAAGTGTAGCGAATCCTCTTGTAATAAAGAGGTACTCACAGATGAATTTAAAACGTGCAAAGACAGACAAGGCCGATGCCCGTTTGATAGCGGAGTATGGTTATATTAACGGAGATGATTGGCTATTTTCTCCCCGGGATATAGACTATTATAAGATAGATATGAAACTTAAAGCGGTGGAAGATTTTCATAAGCAGATAAATATGTTGAGTAACCAGATTGAAGCGATTGAATATTTACCTTTCAAAGACAATAGCACACTAAATGCTTATAAAAAACTTATAGAGAATTTTAAGAAAGAGATAAAAAAGATAGAAAAAGAATTAGACATATTGCTGCGGGAGAAGTATGTCGAAGAGTATAAATTGCTTTCGAGTATTCCTGGAGTTGGGTTAAAGCTGACAGGAGTGATTTTGGGCAAATTAAACGGTTTTGCAAATTTTGATAGAGGTAAGGATGTAACGAGTTTTGTGGGTATATGTCCCAGTATTTACCAGTCAGGGACATCGGTCAATGGCAGAGGTAAAATATCGAAGAAGGGCAACGGCTATATGCGGACGATACTGTATTTATGCTCACTTTCAGCTTGCAAGTATAATAAATCATGCGCAGAATTATATGAGAGACTTGTAGCTAAAGGTAAGCCTAAAAAGGTTGCCTTAATAGCAGTAGCGAACAAGTTGATAAGGCAGGCATTTGGTGTATTGAAAAGTGGCAAACCGTATGATCCGGATCATGCAAATAATTTAACTTTGGTTGCAAAAAATGCTTGA
- a CDS encoding response regulator transcription factor, which translates to MRILIIEDDLVLGSSVRDYLKSEGENVSLITDDRKIDRFFNFGHYDIVLLDLMLKMKKGESILSQLKKNNPEIPVMIITAKEGIESKEECFKKGADDYIVKPFDPRELLLRVRSVSKRYGCPADRMEIGDLCIDVSAETIFKNGCEVKLTKREWDILYILLINRGNVVSFEKMINYVWGDKPVGTESVRTYIRHLRQHLPENAIKTYKGRGYMLVGE; encoded by the coding sequence ATGCGAATTTTGATTATTGAAGATGACTTGGTTTTGGGCTCATCTGTACGGGATTATCTAAAATCCGAAGGTGAAAACGTGTCTCTTATTACAGATGACAGAAAAATCGACAGATTTTTTAACTTCGGACACTACGATATTGTCCTTCTGGATCTTATGCTTAAAATGAAAAAAGGGGAGTCCATACTTTCACAGCTGAAAAAAAATAATCCAGAAATACCTGTAATGATAATTACCGCAAAAGAAGGTATAGAATCCAAAGAGGAGTGTTTTAAGAAAGGAGCAGATGATTATATCGTAAAACCGTTTGATCCGAGAGAGTTGCTGCTTCGGGTCAGATCTGTTAGTAAAAGATACGGCTGCCCGGCGGATAGAATGGAGATAGGGGATTTATGTATAGATGTTTCCGCTGAAACTATTTTTAAAAACGGGTGTGAGGTGAAGCTTACCAAAAGGGAATGGGATATATTATATATATTGCTGATAAACCGTGGTAATGTTGTCAGTTTTGAGAAAATGATAAATTACGTATGGGGTGATAAGCCGGTGGGAACGGAATCGGTTCGCACTTATATAAGGCATTTACGGCAGCACCTTCCGGAAAATGCTATTAAAACGTATAAGGGCAGGGGGTATATGCTTGTGGGGGAGTAG
- a CDS encoding HAMP domain-containing histidine kinase has protein sequence MKKFFDVSFELKIFLFIIATLVIGLSMLNAIFLYSFKTEIQKRVSLEIERHNELVQYTSPDIPTYLKVSEKNIFIPGYELYDIRGQYKYYVDKSYLEREVRNKLFLMFYWDAVIIFSISVLYYFTAYRLIKNRENYSKSFEIILLVLGHKLKNYLAGQRVNAEIIDKDTDSSVIAKPSTLESKYSVVAISKDDKQRDCFVSAQGRIPNLLNPTLSGCDAAFKRASKELQNLQMRNLNYKHIRDAVNRIKTGNRMLTAELENIFSFVKKFGIQNNTKYKKNTAKSFLKQNINLPEIFDEVEKEYYETQISYEDISGGAKKIKKKINLKRVSVNYDDMKFILFLLMDNAYKYSEDFIYIRAGVYKRKKYLFVINDFGSPVESGLGVGLSVAEQLCRKNGMKLSWNAGRYFTAKIIF, from the coding sequence ATGAAAAAGTTTTTTGATGTTAGTTTTGAGCTGAAAATTTTTCTTTTCATTATTGCTACACTGGTTATCGGGCTTTCGATGCTTAATGCCATTTTTCTCTATTCTTTCAAGACGGAAATACAAAAGCGGGTATCGCTGGAAATTGAAAGACATAACGAGCTTGTTCAGTATACCAGTCCGGACATTCCTACATACCTTAAGGTTTCAGAAAAAAATATATTTATCCCCGGCTATGAATTGTATGATATCAGAGGCCAATACAAATATTATGTGGATAAAAGTTATTTAGAACGGGAAGTCCGCAATAAATTGTTTCTGATGTTTTACTGGGATGCAGTCATCATTTTTTCCATTTCGGTATTGTATTATTTTACAGCTTACAGACTCATTAAAAATCGTGAGAACTATTCAAAATCATTTGAAATTATTCTGCTGGTATTGGGGCATAAACTAAAAAATTATCTTGCCGGTCAAAGGGTGAATGCTGAAATCATTGACAAAGACACTGATAGTTCCGTCATTGCGAAACCGAGCACTTTAGAATCTAAGTACTCGGTTGTGGCGATTTCAAAAGATGATAAACAACGAGATTGCTTTGTCTCTGCCCAAGGGCGGATCCCTAACTTGTTAAATCCGACTTTGTCGGGCTGCGATGCAGCATTTAAGAGGGCGAGCAAAGAGTTGCAGAACTTGCAAATGCGAAACTTGAATTATAAGCATATACGAGATGCTGTTAACAGAATCAAAACAGGAAACAGAATGCTGACAGCCGAACTGGAAAATATTTTTTCTTTTGTGAAAAAATTTGGGATTCAAAATAATACAAAATACAAAAAAAATACCGCCAAAAGTTTTTTAAAACAAAATATTAATTTACCAGAGATATTTGATGAGGTTGAGAAAGAATATTATGAAACACAAATCAGTTATGAAGATATTTCCGGTGGCGCGAAAAAGATTAAGAAAAAAATTAATTTAAAACGGGTATCTGTGAATTATGATGATATGAAATTTATTCTTTTTTTATTAATGGATAATGCGTATAAATACTCTGAAGATTTCATTTATATCAGAGCAGGAGTTTACAAAAGAAAGAAATATTTGTTCGTTATTAATGACTTCGGCAGTCCCGTAGAAAGCGGCTTAGGGGTAGGGCTCTCTGTTGCAGAACAGCTGTGCAGGAAAAACGGCATGAAACTGAGCTGGAATGCCGGCAGATATTTTACTGCTAAAATTATTTTCTGA
- a CDS encoding pilus assembly protein translates to MKKIIFCLLFLAFLWDIGYTQNSCSDYSYVPPTFVSQVPPTVMIGLDTSGSMSWDAYMNNFSDNNTYEGLFNPGKNYEKVNGVWQETASVPTTSCPSPDRIVHSPISVKACNLSQWYPSWYSSWWLLLLGYFGTNEYCIDTEQIYSGNCLNYWLMSRMDVFQWAMTGGEPEQCTGNNSSKCDAERVCTGSTCDVVTGDGVVIRALMVDNQTNHGIKDAVLYQLLEKDNRPRLGIMTYSGSHSNSYINDDVYIGDFTSAQSLNENYPYTNLITAINSASPYGGTPTGPAMWDIWNYFKQESPEYGGLSPVKSATDNSNQFKDPLWICENSSNGLVCNYAPCSSNYVVLASDGQWNTPSTDIDYNCSDPSSDTCRSPDPVIPGYKMHMGANRNKDNANVKIDSVYTLGMFLGGTGEQSLKNVAMYGSFDKSLAGGVWPDSLTGFPDDSCTMDDGGSGQGSACEPLPSSSADWDEDGNNLPDSFFSANNAAELKDKIQSIFTDILKRASSGTSLSSVSSESRESSMLFQAYYYPTLVDNSTGQEISWVGDLRSYFVDDKDNVREDTDNNNILNYATDKILIFKFFQDVSKTMALKIDDNNKDQIPDSCALPSSRHDLLDLFPLWSTSKWLKNLNSDSRTIMYNNGTPNQSITNNFNISNASSLKNYWGISSDSEASKLIKFIRGYDYPNDKSYRSRNFLTTNASEVFKGVYKLGDVINSTPRVLTNEKVNKYDNIYGDWSYYNFSNSNTVENRKSVAFFGANDGMVHAVSVGKIVDNSTNSGVSEVVGQNLGEELWAFIPKNALPYLQWYHKEDKSCHVPKIDYRFQLVDASIGTETNKKDSWRTLLVGTMGFGGKEIVENFTTYSSSIFVLDVTDPENAKILWEKKLPNNTLTLSYPSIIRQGAKSSKGSWYLVIGSGPFNPAGTDFSYQANKAKIYFYNLADGSLVNTLTVPENNVAVGESLSLDVDHDYNVDALVFGTYGAADTAAGNLYILHIRSDASNYLDITNLAGSNIEKILDINKPIYGMPTDALDENNDLWLYAGTGRFLGVSDKVDNSTQYILGIKDKNKLWQGNSAVTTSSLSDLFNSTNVTVDAYIDHVSCYCFDVKCGEASFDVTSGSYVCSKGDPVVDKIYGDKTSFKVDGTNLSVTSLANYLYKDTVNGGGGYDGWYYELNGGKRVYSKPFLAGNVLDSLVFESVQDLCSYGGTTYLVANYYETGTPAPQPMFLNSGQNIVTVTENGQPVKKIIIKQTVDLGSGAPPIGGGITAMPQKGSDDEYTKLIQTSVGTITKQKQKGQSFSNELIHMITR, encoded by the coding sequence ATGAAAAAAATCATTTTTTGTTTATTATTTTTAGCATTTTTATGGGACATTGGTTATACTCAGAATAGCTGCTCGGATTATAGTTATGTACCACCGACTTTTGTTTCCCAAGTGCCTCCTACAGTAATGATCGGCCTCGATACAAGCGGCAGTATGTCCTGGGATGCTTATATGAACAATTTTTCTGATAATAATACTTATGAGGGTCTTTTTAATCCGGGAAAAAATTATGAGAAAGTTAACGGTGTATGGCAGGAGACTGCATCCGTTCCCACTACATCATGTCCTTCACCGGATAGAATTGTTCATAGTCCTATAAGTGTAAAAGCTTGCAACTTGAGTCAGTGGTATCCATCTTGGTATTCATCTTGGTGGCTTCTTTTATTGGGGTATTTTGGAACAAACGAATATTGTATAGACACTGAACAAATTTATTCAGGCAATTGCTTGAATTATTGGCTGATGAGCAGGATGGATGTTTTTCAATGGGCAATGACAGGTGGTGAACCTGAACAATGTACCGGTAATAACAGCAGCAAATGTGACGCAGAAAGGGTTTGTACCGGAAGTACCTGTGATGTTGTTACAGGTGATGGAGTTGTTATAAGGGCATTAATGGTTGATAATCAGACTAATCATGGAATAAAAGACGCAGTTTTATATCAACTTTTGGAAAAAGATAACAGACCCCGATTAGGTATCATGACTTATTCCGGAAGTCATTCAAATAGTTATATAAACGATGACGTATATATTGGTGATTTTACATCGGCTCAATCTTTAAATGAGAATTATCCCTATACGAATTTAATAACTGCTATTAATTCAGCATCACCTTATGGGGGTACACCAACAGGTCCGGCAATGTGGGATATTTGGAATTATTTCAAGCAGGAAAGTCCAGAATATGGGGGATTATCACCTGTGAAATCTGCAACAGATAATTCTAATCAATTTAAAGACCCTTTATGGATATGTGAGAATTCAAGCAATGGCTTGGTATGTAATTATGCTCCATGCTCAAGCAATTATGTAGTTTTAGCATCTGATGGACAATGGAATACTCCTTCAACAGATATTGACTATAATTGTTCGGACCCATCATCTGATACCTGCAGGTCTCCTGATCCTGTTATACCTGGGTATAAAATGCATATGGGTGCAAATAGAAATAAAGATAATGCAAATGTAAAAATCGATTCGGTGTATACTTTGGGCATGTTCTTGGGTGGCACCGGTGAACAATCCCTTAAAAATGTAGCTATGTATGGAAGTTTTGATAAATCTCTGGCTGGTGGTGTATGGCCGGATAGTTTGACGGGCTTTCCTGATGATAGCTGTACGATGGATGATGGCGGCTCAGGCCAGGGAAGTGCATGTGAGCCTTTACCATCTTCCTCTGCCGATTGGGATGAAGATGGCAACAATTTGCCGGATTCTTTTTTTAGTGCAAATAACGCAGCAGAACTCAAAGATAAGATACAGTCCATTTTTACTGATATTTTAAAACGTGCTTCGTCCGGTACTTCTCTATCCAGTGTCTCTTCTGAAAGTCGAGAATCATCAATGTTGTTCCAAGCGTATTACTATCCAACACTCGTTGACAACTCTACTGGTCAAGAAATATCCTGGGTAGGAGACTTAAGATCTTATTTTGTTGATGATAAAGACAATGTGCGTGAAGACACAGATAACAATAATATACTAAATTACGCCACTGATAAAATATTAATATTTAAATTCTTTCAGGATGTATCTAAAACGATGGCTTTGAAAATAGATGATAATAATAAAGATCAAATCCCGGACAGTTGTGCATTGCCATCATCAAGACATGATCTATTAGATTTATTCCCTCTTTGGAGCACTTCCAAGTGGCTTAAAAATCTAAATTCAGACTCGAGAACTATTATGTATAATAATGGCACACCAAATCAGAGTATTACAAATAACTTCAATATTTCTAATGCGTCCTCACTTAAAAATTATTGGGGAATTTCAAGCGATAGCGAAGCTTCTAAACTTATCAAATTTATAAGAGGCTACGACTATCCGAATGATAAAAGCTACAGAAGTCGGAATTTTTTAACTACTAATGCTTCTGAAGTGTTTAAAGGTGTTTATAAGTTAGGGGATGTTATAAATTCTACACCAAGAGTGTTAACAAATGAAAAAGTAAATAAATATGATAATATCTATGGGGATTGGAGTTATTATAATTTTTCAAATTCCAATACAGTAGAAAATAGAAAATCTGTAGCATTTTTTGGGGCAAATGATGGTATGGTTCATGCTGTATCCGTTGGGAAAATTGTAGATAACTCTACAAACTCAGGCGTATCAGAGGTAGTGGGGCAAAATCTTGGAGAGGAACTTTGGGCTTTTATTCCAAAGAATGCTCTACCCTATTTACAATGGTATCACAAAGAAGATAAAAGTTGTCATGTGCCAAAAATAGATTATAGATTTCAGCTTGTAGATGCCTCTATAGGGACAGAGACTAATAAAAAAGATAGCTGGAGAACTCTTTTAGTGGGAACCATGGGTTTTGGTGGAAAAGAAATTGTTGAAAATTTCACTACATATAGCTCATCAATATTTGTTTTAGATGTAACAGATCCTGAGAATGCTAAAATTCTATGGGAAAAGAAATTGCCTAACAATACATTAACATTGTCATATCCTTCGATAATAAGACAGGGTGCAAAAAGCTCAAAAGGCTCATGGTATTTAGTCATAGGTTCCGGACCTTTCAATCCTGCAGGAACAGATTTCAGCTATCAGGCTAACAAAGCGAAAATATATTTCTACAACTTGGCTGACGGGAGCCTTGTTAATACGTTAACAGTACCCGAAAATAATGTAGCAGTTGGAGAAAGCTTATCTTTGGATGTTGATCATGACTACAATGTTGATGCTTTAGTTTTCGGTACATACGGTGCTGCTGATACTGCTGCCGGTAATCTATATATTTTGCACATTCGCAGCGATGCTTCTAACTACCTGGATATTACAAATCTCGCCGGTAGTAATATTGAAAAAATACTTGATATAAATAAACCTATTTATGGTATGCCCACCGACGCTTTGGATGAAAATAATGATTTGTGGTTGTACGCAGGTACCGGCAGATTTCTTGGTGTGAGTGATAAAGTAGACAATTCCACTCAATATATTCTTGGTATTAAAGATAAAAATAAATTATGGCAAGGAAATAGTGCTGTTACAACATCGAGTTTATCCGATCTTTTTAATTCCACCAACGTAACGGTCGATGCTTATATTGATCACGTTAGTTGTTACTGCTTTGATGTAAAATGTGGTGAAGCTTCATTTGATGTGACAAGTGGGTCGTATGTCTGCTCCAAAGGTGACCCTGTTGTTGATAAAATTTATGGAGATAAAACATCTTTTAAAGTGGATGGAACAAATCTTTCTGTTACCTCATTGGCAAATTACTTATACAAAGATACAGTCAATGGAGGCGGGGGTTACGATGGATGGTATTATGAGCTCAATGGTGGAAAACGAGTTTATTCGAAGCCTTTCTTAGCCGGAAATGTATTAGATTCCCTTGTTTTTGAGTCTGTACAGGATCTTTGCTCTTATGGTGGCACAACTTATTTAGTAGCAAATTATTATGAAACAGGCACACCTGCACCACAACCAATGTTTCTAAACTCTGGACAAAATATAGTAACTGTTACTGAAAACGGGCAACCCGTTAAGAAGATTATTATTAAACAAACGGTGGATTTAGGCTCAGGTGCCCCGCCTATTGGGGGGGGAATCACAGCAATGCCCCAAAAAGGGAGTGATGATGAATATACTAAGCTAATCCAAACTTCTGTTGGTACTATTACAAAACAAAAACAGAAAGGGCAGAGTTTTTCAAATGAGCTTATACATATGATTACAAGGTGA
- a CDS encoding pilus assembly FimT family protein: MNKAFTLIELLVVIAVVGIILGISTLYFPKMISQIHVNKTKDRIVTMLETAMQNSITKGYENAPESPEYKLYGLSFDNSTSPLVVKSCTFEGNSPDNLTMNKCESYTLPDDLNVTYGNTPVVFNKRGISTDLTTITLENSFGYNKRITVAGARINVK, encoded by the coding sequence ATGAATAAAGCTTTTACCCTAATTGAGTTGCTTGTTGTTATAGCTGTAGTTGGAATTATCTTGGGGATCTCAACTTTGTATTTTCCCAAAATGATTTCACAAATTCATGTGAATAAAACTAAAGACAGGATTGTTACAATGCTTGAAACGGCAATGCAAAATTCCATTACGAAAGGATATGAAAATGCTCCTGAGTCACCTGAATATAAATTGTATGGCTTATCATTTGACAATTCCACCTCTCCTCTTGTGGTTAAAAGCTGTACTTTTGAAGGTAACTCTCCAGATAATTTAACTATGAATAAATGTGAGAGCTATACTCTCCCGGATGATTTGAATGTGACTTATGGCAATACTCCGGTTGTTTTTAATAAAAGAGGGATATCTACCGATTTAACAACAATAACGCTGGAGAATAGTTTCGGATACAACAAAAGGATAACTGTCGCAGGAGCCAGGATTAATGTTAAATAA
- a CDS encoding type IV pilus modification PilV family protein, producing the protein MLNKMLRTKNAFSLVEIMVALVIFAISMLGIAPLLVNYMRTNVMNEVRNNANYVMQKVINDRKNSKFDNISAGGTTQNYNDIQYNVSWTVEDNSSFSQIKKVSIILKWQKPYSNGEDNLTSEIFIRKE; encoded by the coding sequence ATGTTAAATAAAATGTTGAGGACGAAAAATGCCTTTAGCCTTGTTGAAATTATGGTTGCATTGGTTATTTTTGCTATCTCGATGCTCGGGATAGCTCCTTTGCTGGTAAATTACATGCGGACAAATGTTATGAATGAAGTAAGGAATAACGCAAATTATGTTATGCAAAAAGTGATAAATGATAGAAAAAACAGTAAGTTCGATAACATTTCTGCTGGCGGCACGACGCAAAATTATAATGACATACAATATAATGTTAGCTGGACAGTTGAGGATAATAGCTCTTTTTCTCAAATAAAAAAGGTGTCTATAATATTAAAATGGCAAAAACCTTATAGTAATGGGGAAGACAATTTAACAAGTGAAATCTTTATCAGGAAAGAATAA
- a CDS encoding PilW family protein, with protein sequence MYLLVVKNKSGVGLIELLIALAIVSIMMTGVYFTYITFTKTALDTRQVAKSESEVNQALLKLEKLLQSAGFGISQNEPDVFVVDNSPTEITFKTLFGDKMEAGLWEVCVNNSRNVANNYPVVALSENENLIDFYDNTGTCSNGNILYVCKDSNSNGKCDYIDNVNDNYFYEKTLRLSANASVNYSWSKNCAPNTKNLLINNDPYLGCLADFVVERPNKKTVKLGIIYQKGNKKDTPISKTYNYDSLSGSYTLDAKQEYYRWKKVEIVLDLVNLN encoded by the coding sequence ATGTATTTACTTGTGGTAAAAAATAAGAGCGGTGTGGGCTTGATTGAGTTACTAATTGCTTTAGCAATTGTTTCAATTATGATGACAGGTGTTTATTTTACATATATTACCTTTACCAAGACAGCTCTTGATACCAGACAGGTTGCCAAGTCCGAATCGGAAGTAAATCAGGCACTGTTGAAGTTGGAAAAATTATTGCAGTCTGCCGGTTTCGGGATATCTCAAAACGAACCGGATGTATTTGTTGTTGATAATTCTCCCACTGAAATAACTTTTAAAACACTCTTTGGTGATAAAATGGAAGCAGGTTTATGGGAAGTTTGCGTGAATAATAGCAGAAATGTTGCAAATAATTATCCGGTGGTAGCATTGAGTGAAAATGAAAATTTGATAGATTTCTATGATAATACGGGGACTTGCAGCAACGGGAATATTCTTTATGTATGCAAAGATTCCAACAGTAATGGTAAATGCGATTATATTGATAATGTAAACGATAATTATTTTTATGAAAAAACATTAAGACTGTCAGCAAACGCTTCTGTAAATTATTCTTGGTCAAAAAATTGTGCTCCGAATACAAAGAATCTCCTTATTAATAATGACCCATATCTTGGATGTTTAGCCGATTTTGTCGTGGAACGACCAAATAAAAAAACTGTCAAATTGGGGATTATTTATCAAAAAGGAAATAAAAAAGATACCCCCATATCAAAAACCTATAATTATGATTCACTTAGCGGAAGCTATACATTAGATGCTAAACAGGAGTATTACAGATGGAAAAAAGTAGAAATTGTTTTAGATTTGGTAAACTTAAATTAA
- a CDS encoding pilus assembly PilX family protein, translating to MEKSRNCFRFGKLKLNQNGLALVTVLVFAAAMLILGTSVYYFMIQGTKFSGTVKRYNSLKEATEGGIDIGIEVVKNYDNNLGSMFSGVTLNTVNASDCGLGNSLALDEYVIRANPADTNCANSISSQPWVEFNSGNYIVDLYIVKVLQGPLTGVGGAAAFPAKSGSNVSTYKYLFKITAQGKDEATGSTMITESLYRLVK from the coding sequence ATGGAAAAAAGTAGAAATTGTTTTAGATTTGGTAAACTTAAATTAAACCAGAATGGTTTAGCACTTGTAACTGTTCTGGTTTTTGCTGCAGCTATGTTGATTCTTGGAACCTCAGTCTATTATTTTATGATACAGGGAACTAAATTTTCCGGAACAGTAAAGCGGTACAATAGTTTGAAAGAAGCTACAGAAGGTGGGATAGACATAGGCATTGAAGTTGTAAAAAATTATGACAACAATCTTGGTTCAATGTTTTCAGGGGTTACTTTAAATACTGTAAATGCTTCTGATTGCGGTTTAGGAAACAGCTTAGCACTTGATGAGTATGTTATACGAGCAAACCCAGCTGACACCAATTGTGCAAATTCTATTTCAAGCCAACCATGGGTTGAATTTAATAGTGGAAATTACATAGTCGATCTTTATATAGTCAAGGTCCTGCAAGGTCCTCTTACAGGTGTGGGTGGTGCTGCTGCATTTCCTGCCAAGAGTGGGAGCAATGTATCAACTTATAAATATTTATTTAAAATTACTGCCCAGGGCAAAGATGAGGCTACAGGTTCTACAATGATTACCGAATCTCTATATAGATTAGTGAAGTAA